Genomic segment of Candidatus Protochlamydia amoebophila UWE25:
AATAGCCCCTTCTTCTGATGGAGAGACACCTCTTCCTTTTTGGTACATCATTCCGACAAAGTATTGAGCATCTGCATGGCCTTGATCAGCAGCGAGTTTAAAATATTTAAAAGCCTCTTGTTTTGATTGTATAGCATCTCGTTTTTTATCATATATGATTCCAAGATAATATTGAGCATCTGCATAACCTTGATCGGCAGCAAGTTTGTAATATTTAATAGCCTCTTGCTTTGATCGCTTAACACCTCGCCCATTTTTATACGTGTCTCCGAGCTGATATTGAGCCTTTGCATGGCCTTGATCAGCAGCGAGTTTAAAATATTTAAAAGCCTCTTGCTTTGATTGCTTAACGCCCCATCCATAAGCATACGTTAATCCAAGGCTATATTGAGCCATTACATGGCCTTGATCGGCAGCGAGTTTGTAATATTTAAAAGCTTCTTGCTCTGAATTTGTAACACACCTTCCATAGCCATATATGATTCCAAGTTTATATTGGGCCGTTGCATGGCCTTGATCGGCAGCGAGTTTAAAATATTTAAAAGCCTCTTGCTCTGAGCGTGTCACACCGCTGCCTTCATCATACATGGCTCCAAGTTTATATTGAGCCGTTGCGTCGCCTTGATCAGCAGCGAATTTAAAATATTTAAAAGCCTCTTGCTTTGATTGTGTCACACCACAGCCTTCATCATACATGGCTCCGAGGCTATATTCAGCCATTACATGGCCTTGATCGGCAGCGAGTTTAAAATATTTAAAAGTCTCTTGCTTTGATTGTGTCACACCACAGCCTTCATCATACATCAATCCGAGTTTGTATTGAGCTTTTGTATCGCCTTGGTCTGC
This window contains:
- a CDS encoding SEL1-like repeat protein — its product is MQLKFIDGNAPSNYSALSSSMDSKLSQNKIINGKAYILLGSFEKTYPLVRRIWIGIRAFCNSLFSLKVGLFSESVREDWKSFWNGKKCKIIYSSSPPFLPTKNLADQGDTKAQYKLGLMYDEGCGVTQSKQETFKYFKLAADQGHVMAEYSLGAMYDEGCGVTQSKQEAFKYFKFAADQGDATAQYKLGAMYDEGSGVTRSEQEAFKYFKLAADQGHATAQYKLGIIYGYGRCVTNSEQEAFKYYKLAADQGHVMAQYSLGLTYAYGWGVKQSKQEAFKYFKLAADQGHAKAQYQLGDTYKNGRGVKRSKQEAIKYYKLAADQGYADAQYYLGIIYDKKRDAIQSKQEAFKYFKLAADQGHADAQYFVGMMYQKGRGVSPSEEGAIKYYKLAAKQGDTMAASKINSIISRQN